A genomic segment from Leptolyngbya boryana PCC 6306 encodes:
- a CDS encoding nSTAND1 domain-containing NTPase — MLTERKFFVGRRDQIRFILSRMTNDQPTSVNVVGDRRVGKSSLLYHIYQSYEEQVTAYGRRAEEFVVVYLSLRDGNCRKPEDFYQAVADQLLQRQRVLSNPILAQPLQQSQLNGSKFFRAMDAWKQAKVLPVVCLDNFEELLDPESQFDDGFYDNLRALQGRSEIMLIIASRRKLREYKQKGRTSEFFNVSQTEVLQDLSESEAQDLVRLPDTQNPALSEERQQLALKWADRHPYLLQLAALYLWEARQFDKSNEWAQRRFEEDARGVPRRVNPARMVFMGIGRLGQWGQQLGDTADDWGNFLKGMVTLVLLGLALTGVVKWSNFGSFMQDFAGEILKNMQTQPDQKGEGK, encoded by the coding sequence ATGCTTACCGAGCGTAAGTTCTTTGTAGGAAGGCGAGATCAGATTCGATTTATTCTGTCGCGGATGACGAATGACCAGCCAACAAGTGTCAATGTGGTTGGAGATCGGCGTGTCGGAAAATCCTCACTGCTCTATCACATTTATCAAAGTTATGAAGAGCAGGTAACAGCATACGGGCGACGAGCAGAAGAATTTGTCGTTGTCTATCTATCACTTCGAGATGGAAACTGTCGGAAACCAGAAGACTTTTATCAGGCGGTAGCTGATCAACTGCTTCAGCGGCAGAGAGTTTTATCAAACCCGATTTTGGCTCAACCGTTACAGCAGAGCCAATTGAATGGAAGCAAGTTTTTTCGGGCAATGGATGCTTGGAAGCAAGCGAAAGTGCTGCCTGTCGTGTGTTTGGATAATTTTGAGGAACTGCTTGATCCTGAAAGTCAGTTTGATGATGGATTTTATGACAACTTGAGGGCGCTTCAGGGACGGAGTGAGATCATGCTGATTATTGCATCTCGGCGCAAGTTGCGGGAATACAAGCAGAAGGGGCGTACTTCAGAATTTTTTAATGTGTCACAGACAGAAGTGTTGCAGGATCTTTCTGAGTCAGAAGCGCAGGATCTGGTGCGATTGCCGGATACACAAAATCCTGCATTGAGTGAGGAGCGACAGCAATTAGCTCTCAAGTGGGCAGACCGACATCCCTATCTATTGCAGTTAGCAGCCCTGTATTTGTGGGAAGCACGACAGTTTGACAAATCAAATGAGTGGGCGCAACGGCGATTTGAAGAGGACGCGCGAGGAGTGCCGAGGCGGGTGAATCCAGCGAGAATGGTGTTTATGGGAATCGGGCGACTGGGGCAATGGGGACAGCAGTTAGGCGATACAGCCGATGACTGGGGAAATTTTTTGAAGGGAATGGTGACGCTCGTGCTGTTGGGTCTGGCATTAACGGGGGTTGTGAAGTGGAGCAATTTTGGCAGCTTTATGCAGGATTTTGCAGGAGAGATTTTGAAGAATATGCAGACGCAGCCAGATCAAAAGGGTGAAGGGAAGTAG
- a CDS encoding DUF58 domain-containing protein, with protein sequence MLPSRRTYGLLLLGGAIAVIAFFFNPALAILGMLLFDLIVLALTIWDGWRVKPHRVKIERQVASRLSIGRDNLVSLSVEAGKTTAEVRIYDKYPISFGISSMPLAAKLPPNTSQQLSYTVHPSERGEYIWKDIQVRQLSPWRLAWHNWQIPQEQKVAVYPDLMGLRSLSIRLTLESSGSMRRARRMGIGTEFSELREYGIGDDPRFIDWKATARRGQPLVRVLEPEQEQTLIILLDRGRLMTSQVKGLTRFDWGLNATLALALAGLHRGDRVGVGVFDRQVQTWIPPERGQAHLNHLIERLTPIQPEMLEPDYLGAVTTLVNQQTRRALVVVITDIVDNTASSELLAALGRLTPRYLPFCVTLRDPQVDQQAHTVTEDLPATYERAVALDLIAQRQMAFSTLKQRGVLVLDAPANQITNELVDRYLQLKLKNQL encoded by the coding sequence ATGCTGCCTTCACGTCGAACTTACGGATTGTTATTGCTGGGTGGTGCGATCGCGGTCATTGCATTCTTCTTTAATCCCGCTTTGGCGATTTTGGGAATGTTGCTGTTTGACTTGATTGTTTTGGCTTTAACGATTTGGGATGGCTGGCGCGTCAAGCCGCATCGAGTCAAAATCGAACGGCAGGTCGCATCGCGCTTATCGATCGGGCGAGACAACTTAGTCAGTCTCTCGGTTGAAGCAGGCAAGACAACGGCAGAGGTGCGGATTTATGACAAATATCCGATCTCATTTGGCATCTCTTCGATGCCTTTAGCGGCAAAGTTACCTCCAAATACTTCGCAACAGCTTTCTTACACGGTTCATCCCAGTGAGAGAGGCGAGTACATTTGGAAAGACATTCAAGTTCGGCAGTTAAGCCCTTGGCGTTTAGCTTGGCACAATTGGCAGATTCCGCAAGAACAGAAAGTCGCTGTCTATCCAGATTTGATGGGATTGCGATCGCTCTCAATTCGCCTAACGCTAGAATCGTCTGGCTCAATGCGTCGCGCTCGAAGAATGGGAATTGGAACCGAATTTTCAGAGCTTCGAGAATATGGGATTGGAGATGATCCACGCTTCATTGATTGGAAAGCAACAGCGAGACGCGGACAACCTTTAGTTCGAGTGTTGGAACCAGAACAAGAGCAAACGTTGATTATTTTGCTCGATCGCGGTCGGTTAATGACTTCGCAAGTAAAGGGATTGACGCGATTTGACTGGGGACTGAATGCAACTTTAGCTTTGGCTCTGGCAGGATTGCATCGGGGAGATCGAGTCGGAGTCGGAGTATTCGATCGTCAAGTTCAAACCTGGATTCCACCCGAACGCGGGCAAGCTCATCTCAATCATCTGATCGAGCGGTTAACTCCGATTCAACCAGAGATGCTAGAACCAGATTATCTCGGTGCAGTGACAACGCTCGTCAATCAACAAACCCGACGTGCTTTAGTTGTCGTCATTACCGATATTGTTGACAATACTGCGTCTTCGGAATTGCTTGCTGCATTGGGACGATTAACGCCAAGATACTTACCCTTCTGTGTCACCTTGCGCGACCCACAAGTCGATCAACAAGCTCATACCGTTACTGAAGATCTGCCTGCAACCTATGAAAGGGCAGTGGCATTGGATTTAATCGCTCAGAGGCAGATGGCATTTAGTACGTTGAAGCAGCGAGGCGTTTTAGTTTTAGATGCGCCTGCGAATCAAATCACTAATGAATTAGTCGATCGCTATTTGCAACTCAAACTCAAAAATCAATTGTAG
- a CDS encoding AAA family ATPase, which yields MSDLQTTFSKLRQSLDQIVVGQSALIQQLLVALLSGGHVILEGVPGTGKTLTVKVMAKLVRSQFRRVQLTPDILPSDILGTNIFDLNTRSFLLKKGPVFTEILLADEINRTPPKTQSALLEAMEEQQVTLDGESLPLPDFFWVIATQNSLEFEGTYPLPEAQLDRFLFKLMAVYPDPVAEKKMLLNHQAGFQGKRLDLDNIQPVASVEQILQARREIRSLKVEESVLDYLLAVVQKTRQHPDLVLGASPRSAVAWLNVSKAQAWLSGRSYVTPDDIKAVASPLLRHRLILRPEAQLDGIGVEAVINAVLNQVAVPR from the coding sequence ATGTCCGACCTGCAAACAACATTTTCTAAACTGAGACAGAGCCTTGATCAGATTGTGGTTGGTCAAAGTGCCCTCATCCAGCAGCTTTTGGTTGCGTTGCTTTCAGGCGGTCATGTGATCTTAGAAGGCGTGCCTGGAACTGGAAAAACATTAACTGTCAAAGTGATGGCAAAGTTAGTGCGATCGCAGTTTCGACGTGTGCAACTTACGCCTGATATTCTGCCTTCTGACATTCTCGGTACGAATATTTTTGACCTCAATACTCGCAGCTTTTTGCTGAAAAAAGGACCCGTTTTTACTGAGATTCTTCTCGCGGATGAAATCAATCGAACCCCGCCCAAGACTCAATCAGCATTGCTCGAAGCAATGGAAGAACAGCAAGTCACCTTAGACGGTGAGAGTTTACCGTTGCCTGATTTCTTCTGGGTAATTGCGACTCAGAACTCGCTGGAATTTGAAGGCACGTATCCGCTGCCAGAGGCACAACTCGATCGCTTTTTATTCAAGTTAATGGCGGTCTATCCAGATCCGGTTGCCGAGAAGAAAATGCTGCTCAATCATCAAGCAGGTTTTCAGGGTAAGCGATTGGATTTAGATAATATTCAGCCCGTTGCATCTGTCGAGCAAATTTTGCAGGCGAGACGGGAAATTCGATCGCTCAAAGTCGAAGAGAGTGTTCTGGATTATTTACTCGCAGTGGTTCAAAAGACTCGGCAACATCCAGACTTAGTTTTAGGAGCATCGCCGCGATCGGCAGTCGCATGGCTCAATGTCAGTAAGGCTCAAGCTTGGCTGTCTGGGCGCAGCTATGTCACACCGGATGACATTAAAGCTGTTGCATCTCCTCTATTGCGTCATCGTCTGATTCTGCGTCCTGAAGCCCAGTTAGACGGGATTGGAGTCGAAGCGGTGATCAATGCTGTCCTCAATCAAGTTGCTGTGCCTCGTTAA
- the trxB gene encoding thioredoxin-disulfide reductase has product MANPTVENLVIIGSGPAGYTAAIYAGRANLKPLVFEGFQAGGLPGGQLMTTTEVENFPGFPQGITGPQLMTQMKAQAERWGAELVTEDVLSVDFSTRPFKIRAETREVEAHSVVIATGATAKRLGLPSEHEFWSRGISACAICDGATPIFRGVPLVVIGGGDTAAEEAIYLTKYGDHVNLLVRSDVMRASKAMQDRVLSNPRITVHWNSEAIDVVGDEKHMTGVKIRNRQTGEESIIEAKGLFYAIGHTPNTALFKGQIELDEVGYIKTHGSVETNLEGVYAAGDVQDHEFRQAITAAGTGCMAAMLAERWLSANGLVQEFERIEADVPNEENTAHPASEQVIEFSLEHTRHVGGLALRKLYHESDRLILVKYASPSCGPCHTLKPILNKVVDEFDGKIHYVEIDIEEDPEIAEAAGVMGTPTIHLFKNKDKVAEVKGVKQKSQYRELITTHITD; this is encoded by the coding sequence ATGGCAAACCCCACTGTCGAAAATTTAGTCATTATTGGCTCAGGTCCTGCTGGCTATACGGCAGCGATTTATGCAGGACGCGCCAACCTCAAACCCTTAGTTTTTGAAGGCTTTCAGGCGGGCGGGCTTCCAGGAGGTCAGCTAATGACGACAACTGAAGTTGAAAACTTCCCTGGTTTTCCGCAAGGCATCACTGGCCCGCAACTCATGACCCAGATGAAAGCGCAGGCTGAGCGTTGGGGTGCAGAACTGGTTACAGAAGATGTCTTATCTGTTGATTTCTCAACTCGCCCATTCAAGATTCGCGCCGAAACACGAGAGGTTGAAGCGCACAGTGTCGTAATTGCGACAGGAGCAACCGCAAAACGCTTAGGCTTACCGAGCGAGCATGAATTCTGGAGCCGTGGAATTTCGGCTTGTGCAATCTGTGATGGTGCAACCCCGATCTTTAGAGGTGTCCCTCTCGTGGTGATTGGTGGCGGCGATACTGCTGCCGAGGAAGCAATTTATCTGACAAAGTATGGCGATCATGTGAATCTCTTGGTGCGAAGCGATGTGATGCGCGCTTCAAAAGCGATGCAAGATCGAGTCCTGAGCAATCCTCGCATTACGGTTCACTGGAATTCAGAAGCGATCGATGTTGTCGGCGATGAGAAGCACATGACGGGTGTAAAAATTCGCAATCGTCAAACAGGCGAAGAAAGCATCATCGAAGCGAAAGGCTTGTTCTATGCGATCGGACACACTCCCAATACAGCTTTGTTTAAGGGTCAAATCGAACTCGATGAAGTAGGCTACATCAAAACGCATGGTTCTGTCGAAACCAATTTGGAAGGAGTCTACGCAGCAGGCGACGTGCAAGATCACGAGTTTCGGCAAGCGATTACCGCTGCAGGAACGGGCTGTATGGCAGCGATGTTGGCAGAGCGCTGGTTATCCGCCAATGGCTTAGTGCAAGAATTTGAGCGCATTGAAGCGGATGTTCCCAACGAAGAAAATACGGCGCATCCAGCTTCTGAACAAGTGATCGAATTCAGTTTGGAACATACTCGCCATGTCGGTGGCTTAGCGTTGCGGAAGTTGTATCACGAAAGCGATCGCTTAATCTTGGTCAAGTATGCTTCTCCAAGTTGTGGTCCTTGTCACACGCTCAAGCCAATTTTGAATAAAGTTGTCGATGAGTTCGATGGCAAAATCCACTATGTCGAAATTGACATTGAGGAAGATCCCGAAATTGCAGAAGCAGCAGGCGTGATGGGAACTCCGACCATTCATCTTTTCAAAAATAAAGACAAGGTGGCAGAAGTCAAAGGTGTCAAGCAAAAGAGCCAATATCGTGAATTGATTACCACTCATATCACCGATTAA
- the sipA gene encoding regulatory protein SipA — protein MKEFTIGAKVRLISLPPYLKSADPMPMLRPADILQVGDEGTVLDRRPGGYWGVRFEKGAFLLDSQYLEANAE, from the coding sequence ATGAAAGAATTTACGATCGGTGCAAAGGTTCGTTTGATTTCTTTGCCGCCTTATTTGAAGTCGGCTGATCCAATGCCGATGCTGCGTCCGGCGGATATTTTGCAGGTCGGGGATGAAGGAACCGTGCTCGATCGCCGACCCGGTGGCTACTGGGGTGTGAGATTCGAGAAAGGAGCATTTCTGCTAGACAGCCAATACCTAGAAGCAAACGCAGAATAA
- a CDS encoding AAA family ATPase: MNQLWQYVRECIQLFHWVYFQPFTFVRKLREIHPDLEPTTNPFSLRAEFVEFPNLKRYAEQIGWLTMLTPILAALVVAPIYSFFSDTPFDFLRSGQVLLGWIVGVWIAKGEFPSLQKWLNYLFYGFAIFVVAYGISEQFKLEIFTALLNALPVLKQGVSAIAPFYLFAFGIVFGVAFGVVFGVAFGIMVGVAFGVAFGVAFGVAFGVASGIVVGVASGIVVGVASGIVVGVTFGVASGVTFGVASGVTFGVASGIVVGVAWILGAIRAYFWIPEFVWMLGLGLFARNAHVSASTLRFLPPYFDQLIYFPLPFLSELIVEAHRTNPVAAESTIDYLINSTTQQKAAINAMQGIALDTLSRCKYATDITQASLILDWIPRNEEDFGAVLLQLIDLSQSIRTAYDGTTPYRKLELLDQPIAELTKLQKKLATQEFAKDATLYGSIVEQWLTILQDSRIAFAEAASQSPEIPDRYLAGNALDPLSAKGRFKGRQELFREIENISLSAQPPVLLLYGRRRTGKTSTLNYLPEKVSGDLIPLFVDFQGASSFQTFESIAEWIAEEIQKSARLSRNVILPAIDAKEIARDPFAALLQWMAKIERLVPSKRFLLCLDEFERLEEAIAANNNNRAPLNFLRYVMQNRRQWVLLFSGSHRLSELNPYWSDCLISTQTLPLTYLSPTETRELIQQPVPDFPDIYELEAVDAISNLTHGQPYLVQLTCSQVVDRLNQEILADQPHRKATAKDVQLIIPKVLERGEGYFNEFWQTQTPEQQAILKLIVQGEHITQPTHILDKFIQAEILHKQAEQYIFQVPLIHHYINSLG; encoded by the coding sequence ATGAATCAGCTTTGGCAGTATGTTCGAGAGTGCATTCAACTCTTTCACTGGGTTTATTTTCAGCCGTTTACTTTTGTCAGAAAGCTGCGAGAAATCCATCCTGATTTAGAGCCGACTACAAATCCCTTTTCGTTAAGAGCGGAGTTTGTAGAGTTCCCAAACTTGAAAAGATATGCTGAGCAGATCGGTTGGCTGACCATGCTCACGCCCATCCTCGCTGCACTCGTAGTCGCTCCGATTTATTCATTCTTCTCAGACACTCCCTTTGATTTTTTGCGAAGTGGTCAGGTTTTACTAGGGTGGATTGTAGGTGTGTGGATTGCTAAAGGCGAGTTTCCATCCCTTCAGAAATGGCTCAATTATCTTTTTTACGGATTTGCCATATTCGTAGTTGCGTATGGAATTAGTGAACAATTTAAGCTCGAAATTTTCACAGCACTTTTGAATGCTCTTCCAGTTTTAAAGCAAGGAGTCAGCGCGATCGCGCCTTTCTACTTGTTCGCGTTTGGTATCGTATTTGGTGTCGCTTTTGGTGTCGTATTTGGTGTCGCTTTTGGTATCATGGTTGGTGTCGCATTTGGTGTCGCGTTTGGTGTCGCGTTTGGTGTCGCGTTTGGTGTCGCTAGTGGTATCGTGGTTGGTGTCGCTAGTGGTATCGTGGTTGGTGTCGCTAGTGGTATCGTGGTTGGTGTCACGTTTGGTGTCGCTAGTGGTGTCACGTTCGGTGTCGCTAGTGGTGTCACGTTCGGTGTCGCTAGTGGTATCGTGGTTGGTGTCGCGTGGATCTTGGGTGCAATCCGAGCCTATTTCTGGATACCAGAATTCGTCTGGATGTTGGGATTGGGGCTTTTTGCTCGTAATGCCCATGTGAGTGCTTCAACCTTACGGTTCTTACCACCGTACTTTGATCAATTGATTTACTTTCCGCTCCCTTTTCTGTCCGAACTCATTGTCGAAGCCCATCGGACAAACCCTGTTGCGGCTGAGTCTACGATCGACTATCTCATCAACTCCACAACACAACAAAAAGCAGCAATCAATGCAATGCAGGGGATTGCGTTAGATACTCTCAGTCGATGCAAATATGCCACTGATATTACGCAAGCTTCTCTCATACTCGACTGGATTCCTCGGAATGAAGAAGACTTTGGGGCTGTTTTGCTCCAATTGATTGATCTGAGCCAAAGTATTCGCACTGCTTACGATGGAACAACTCCCTACCGTAAACTTGAATTGCTCGATCAGCCAATCGCCGAACTCACGAAACTTCAGAAAAAACTCGCAACTCAAGAATTTGCGAAAGACGCAACTTTATACGGTTCTATCGTTGAGCAATGGCTGACGATTCTTCAAGATAGCCGCATCGCCTTTGCAGAAGCTGCCTCTCAATCTCCTGAAATCCCTGATCGGTATCTTGCAGGCAATGCACTCGATCCCCTGAGCGCGAAAGGGCGGTTTAAAGGTCGTCAAGAGCTATTTCGTGAGATTGAAAACATTTCTCTCTCTGCCCAACCACCCGTTCTCCTACTCTACGGCAGACGGCGTACCGGCAAAACTTCCACACTGAACTATCTCCCAGAAAAAGTCAGTGGCGATCTGATCCCACTCTTTGTAGACTTCCAAGGCGCTTCCAGTTTCCAAACTTTTGAGAGTATTGCTGAATGGATCGCAGAGGAAATTCAGAAAAGCGCTCGGCTCTCTCGAAACGTCATTCTCCCCGCAATTGATGCCAAAGAGATCGCCCGTGATCCCTTTGCTGCACTTTTGCAATGGATGGCAAAAATCGAACGGCTTGTCCCCTCGAAACGTTTTCTGCTCTGTCTAGATGAGTTTGAGCGACTCGAAGAAGCGATCGCAGCAAATAATAACAATCGAGCACCGCTCAACTTCCTTCGCTACGTCATGCAAAATCGTCGCCAGTGGGTGCTTCTATTTAGTGGTTCTCATCGTCTCAGCGAACTGAATCCCTACTGGAGCGATTGCTTAATCAGCACCCAAACTCTGCCTCTAACTTATCTTTCTCCAACCGAAACTCGCGAACTGATTCAACAGCCTGTTCCCGATTTTCCAGATATCTACGAACTCGAAGCTGTCGATGCCATTAGTAATCTCACCCACGGGCAGCCCTATCTGGTTCAATTAACGTGTTCGCAAGTTGTCGATCGTCTGAATCAAGAAATTCTCGCTGACCAGCCTCATCGCAAAGCGACTGCAAAGGATGTACAGCTTATCATTCCAAAGGTTCTAGAACGAGGTGAAGGTTATTTCAATGAATTTTGGCAAACTCAAACGCCAGAACAACAAGCCATTCTGAAATTAATCGTTCAAGGGGAGCACATTACTCAACCGACTCATATACTAGACAAGTTCATTCAAGCAGAGATTTTACATAAACAAGCTGAACAGTATATTTTTCAAGTTCCGCTAATTCATCACTATATAAACTCTCTGGGTTAG
- a CDS encoding response regulator has product MQTVLIVEDDLTNARVFSKILTKRGGLAVKHTENVDEVIEIAQSGEADIILMDVSLSRSMYQGKAMNGIQLTQLLKADEKTASLPIILVTAHAMEGDRENFLKQSGADGYISKPVVDHQAFVDQIMELLPGA; this is encoded by the coding sequence ATGCAAACCGTCCTAATTGTGGAGGATGATCTGACAAATGCTAGAGTCTTTTCCAAAATTCTGACAAAACGCGGAGGTCTAGCGGTCAAACATACTGAAAATGTAGATGAAGTGATTGAGATTGCCCAGTCCGGCGAGGCAGACATTATCCTCATGGATGTCTCTCTCTCTCGTAGTATGTACCAAGGCAAAGCAATGAATGGAATTCAGCTAACTCAGTTGCTCAAGGCAGATGAGAAGACTGCAAGCTTGCCGATTATCTTGGTCACCGCTCACGCCATGGAAGGCGATCGCGAAAATTTCCTCAAACAAAGTGGTGCAGATGGCTATATCTCGAAGCCAGTCGTCGATCATCAAGCCTTTGTCGATCAGATTATGGAACTGCTGCCGGGGGCGTAG
- a CDS encoding cation:proton antiporter subunit C: protein MLEACVFATVLCGFFGIILKKNLVMKIISMDVMSAGVIAYYVVIAARQGTFTPILSGTTERAFADPVPQAVILTGIVIGFSIQALMLVGVMKLAKENPTLESHEIEKQNTP, encoded by the coding sequence GTGCTAGAAGCGTGTGTCTTTGCCACAGTTTTGTGCGGTTTTTTTGGCATTATTCTGAAAAAGAATCTTGTCATGAAAATCATTTCAATGGATGTGATGAGTGCAGGGGTGATTGCTTACTATGTCGTGATTGCTGCTCGGCAAGGAACGTTCACACCTATTCTCTCTGGAACAACAGAACGAGCTTTTGCTGATCCAGTTCCTCAAGCTGTGATTTTGACAGGTATTGTGATTGGCTTCTCAATTCAGGCACTCATGCTGGTTGGTGTCATGAAGTTAGCCAAAGAAAATCCAACGTTAGAGAGTCACGAAATTGAAAAACAGAATACACCATGA
- the gyrA gene encoding DNA gyrase subunit A: MARTRTQSEQLNILPSGQVIPTALHTEMQQSYLEYAMSVIVGRALPDVRDGLKPVHRRILYAMHELGLTPDRPYRKCARVVGDVLGKYHPHGDQAVYDALVRLVQDFSSRYPLLGGHGNFGSVDNDPPAAMRYTETRLSAIGNEALLTEIGESTVDFIGNFDNSQQEPTVLPAQLPILLLNGSSGIAVGMATNIPPHNMGEVVEGLIALIDRPTLSDEELLKLIPGPDFPTGGEIIDTNGIREAYLTGRGSVPIRGIANLEEIQTGRGKHRRSAIVITELPYQVNKAGLIEKIAELVNTGKIEGIGDLRDESDREGIRVVIELRRDANPQKILNFLYRQTPLQNNFGVILLALENGQPKQMSLRQMLQAFLDFRETTLTRQYRHEYDQADSQLHVVEGRLKALANLDDVIDILRNAPDGGTAKIQLQERLDLSDRQADAILSMPLRRLTGMERQSLQTEYDELLAKMDELHKLLSDRKELLKALKKDLRALKKKYGDDRRTKILSSTEVAAMEVKDKDEATTAAKSVNLAFEFEEEEQDTVVEVTQRGYVRRMTPKTYDRLSKTRNDDTVTKDLEDGDDFATQTDFTTTGKTLVVFTRNGKAFTLKVRDIPQANNNKAKGSPLVTLLPPAAQAEPDAIAATFMLPEVLDDQFVLLLTEQGKIKRLPLSEFADITGRGLTALKLKEGDQLLAANPVQVGEQVMLATSSGRVLRFEVNDLQVPVASRTSQGQTGMRVGKKERIVGWAIANEDDTFLMISEQGYAKHMEVSAMRRASTGELGTQSFHFNNKTDLVAGIVAVLPQALVFLLTNENHLARIDVDRLELRAKDERGDRVVKLAKTERITHVSLPVLFGSEEENE; the protein is encoded by the coding sequence ATGGCGCGGACGCGAACTCAATCAGAACAGTTAAACATTCTTCCAAGTGGACAAGTCATCCCGACTGCGTTACATACAGAAATGCAGCAGTCTTATTTGGAATATGCCATGAGCGTCATCGTTGGGCGAGCACTACCCGATGTGCGCGATGGCTTAAAACCTGTCCATCGTCGTATTTTATACGCAATGCATGAATTGGGATTAACTCCCGATCGCCCTTATCGGAAATGCGCCCGTGTCGTCGGGGACGTACTCGGTAAATATCACCCGCATGGCGACCAAGCTGTTTATGATGCGTTAGTTCGATTAGTTCAAGATTTTTCCAGCCGCTATCCGCTACTTGGGGGGCACGGAAACTTCGGCTCCGTTGATAACGATCCGCCTGCGGCAATGCGATATACCGAAACGCGACTCTCCGCGATCGGGAACGAAGCCTTACTCACAGAAATTGGCGAATCAACCGTCGATTTTATTGGGAACTTTGATAATTCACAGCAAGAGCCAACCGTTTTACCTGCCCAACTCCCGATCCTGCTGCTGAATGGGAGTTCAGGAATTGCAGTTGGAATGGCAACGAATATTCCGCCGCATAATATGGGTGAAGTGGTCGAAGGATTGATTGCCTTAATCGATCGACCCACGCTTTCAGATGAAGAACTGCTCAAGTTGATTCCAGGACCCGATTTTCCGACAGGTGGGGAAATCATTGATACGAATGGAATTCGAGAAGCTTACTTAACCGGACGGGGCAGTGTTCCGATTCGGGGAATTGCAAACTTAGAAGAAATTCAAACCGGACGAGGGAAGCATCGTAGAAGTGCGATCGTCATTACCGAATTACCGTATCAGGTCAACAAAGCTGGCTTGATTGAGAAAATTGCCGAATTAGTCAACACTGGCAAAATCGAAGGGATTGGCGATCTGCGCGATGAAAGCGATCGCGAAGGTATTCGCGTCGTGATTGAACTACGTCGCGATGCGAATCCTCAAAAAATTCTCAATTTCCTGTATCGTCAAACCCCCTTACAGAACAATTTCGGAGTAATTTTACTCGCGCTTGAGAACGGACAACCGAAGCAAATGTCCCTCCGACAAATGCTGCAAGCGTTCTTAGACTTCCGCGAAACTACTTTAACGCGGCAATATCGTCATGAATACGATCAAGCCGATAGCCAGCTTCATGTGGTCGAAGGTCGCTTAAAAGCGCTAGCGAATTTGGATGATGTAATTGATATTTTAAGAAATGCACCCGATGGAGGAACTGCGAAGATTCAACTGCAAGAGCGCTTAGACTTGAGCGATCGACAAGCAGATGCCATTCTGTCGATGCCACTACGTCGGCTCACCGGAATGGAGCGGCAAAGCTTACAAACCGAGTATGATGAGCTGCTGGCAAAAATGGATGAGTTGCACAAGCTGCTTAGCGATCGTAAAGAATTGCTCAAAGCATTGAAGAAAGATCTGCGGGCGTTGAAGAAGAAATACGGAGACGATCGTCGCACTAAAATCCTTTCTTCCACTGAAGTTGCAGCGATGGAAGTCAAAGATAAAGATGAAGCGACGACTGCTGCAAAATCGGTCAATTTAGCCTTTGAGTTTGAGGAAGAAGAGCAAGATACCGTTGTAGAAGTAACTCAGCGGGGCTATGTGCGGCGCATGACCCCGAAAACCTACGATCGCCTAAGCAAAACTCGCAATGATGATACCGTCACCAAAGACTTAGAAGACGGAGATGATTTTGCAACTCAAACTGACTTTACAACCACAGGTAAAACGCTGGTTGTCTTTACTCGCAATGGAAAAGCCTTTACGTTGAAAGTTCGAGACATTCCGCAAGCGAATAACAATAAAGCAAAAGGTTCGCCCCTTGTGACGTTGTTACCTCCTGCGGCGCAAGCAGAACCCGATGCGATCGCGGCAACCTTTATGCTGCCAGAAGTTCTAGACGATCAATTTGTTCTACTTCTAACCGAGCAAGGCAAGATTAAACGTCTACCGCTATCTGAATTTGCGGATATTACCGGGCGAGGCTTAACTGCACTGAAACTCAAAGAAGGGGATCAACTCTTAGCTGCTAACCCAGTTCAAGTGGGTGAGCAGGTGATGTTAGCAACTTCAAGTGGGCGAGTCTTACGCTTTGAAGTCAATGATTTGCAGGTTCCAGTAGCAAGCCGGACTTCTCAAGGTCAAACCGGAATGCGCGTGGGCAAGAAAGAGCGGATTGTTGGATGGGCGATCGCGAACGAAGATGATACCTTCCTGATGATTTCCGAGCAGGGCTATGCAAAACATATGGAAGTCTCAGCGATGCGTCGCGCCAGTACTGGAGAGCTTGGAACTCAATCGTTCCATTTCAACAACAAGACCGATTTAGTCGCCGGAATCGTGGCGGTGCTGCCTCAAGCATTAGTGTTCTTATTGACAAATGAAAATCACTTAGCGCGGATCGATGTCGATCGTTTGGAACTGAGAGCAAAAGATGAACGCGGCGATCGAGTTGTCAAATTGGCGAAAACAGAACGGATTACCCATGTGAGTCTACCTGTGTTGTTTGGTAGCGAAGAAGAGAACGAATAA